The DNA region CAATTGCAGTTATAATGACACTAATAAGCACACTTTTAACCGCTTTAGTAATAACAAGAGAGTGGGAAAGAGGCACGATGGAGGCTCTTTTAGCAACGCCAATTAGTATGAATGAAATAATAATTGCAAAACTTATTCCATATCTATTTTTAGCTTTAGGCTCCATGTTAATGTGCTTTTTAGTTGCATTTTTTTGGTATAACGTTCCTTTTAGAGGTAGTATTTTAATACTTATAATAATGAGTATCGTATATCTTTTTCCATCTTTGACTATGGGTCTTTTTATTTCATCTTTAACCAAAAGTCAATTTGTATCCGCTCAAGCTGCTATAATAGCTGGTTTTTTACCTGCTTTTTTAATTTCAGGAGCTATTTTTGAAATAAATAATATGCCTGAATTGCTTCAGTATTTTTCATATTTAATTCATGCAAGATATTTTGTTAGCTCACTTCAAACAATATTTTTAGTAGGAGATGTATATAAGATATTTATATTTGATATTATTGGGATGACTAGTGTTGGAATATTATTTTTTATACTTGTGAAATTTAAACTAAAAAGGAGCTTAGATTGAGACTTCTTGCACTTATTAAAAAAGAGTTTTTATCCATAATTAAAGATAAGCAAAACTCAATTATTGTTTTTTTAGCTCCACTAATTCAGCTTTTAATTTTTTCTTTTTCAATAAATTTAGACATTAAAAATATAGACTTAGCTATTTTTAATCAAAGCAATAGCAAACAAACAAAAGAAATCTTATATAAATTTGAAGGCTCAAAATATATTAGAAATATCTATATGGTTAAAAGTTATGAAGAAGCAAATAAACTATTAGAGTTAAAGAAGGCTATTTCTATAGTTGTTTTTCCACCAAATTTTGGCATTAAAGATAATAATATACAGGTAATATCTGATGGACGCCGCTCAAATTCAGCTCAAATAGCAGAAAGCTATATCCTATCAATGACAAATAAAAACAATAATCTTGAAATTAGAAATTTATATAATCCAAATTTAAATAATTATTGGTGGATTTTGCCAAGTGTCTTTGGCTCAGTTAGCCTAATATCAGCTTTTGCACTAACTGCTATGTCAATAGCCAGAGAAAGAGAACTTGGTACTTTTGATCAAATTTTAGTATCTCCTCTTTCGCCATTTCAAATAATGCTTGGAAAACTTATTCCTGCGATAATTATAAGTATTTTTAATGCTACTATTATACTTTTAATTGCATTTTTTGGTTTTCATATACCATTGGTTGGAGATTTATGGCTTTTGTATCTTGGTGTAATAGTATTTTTATTTAGCGTTTGTGGTATTGGTCTTTTTGTCTCATCAATATCAAAAACACAACAACAAGCAATACTTTATACTTTTGTATTTTTACTACCTTCATTTTTATTATCAGGTTTTGCAACTCCTGTTGAAAATATGCCAAATTGGCTTGAGCCTTTTACAAATTTAGTAACTTTAAAATATTACTTGCTATTTTTGAGAAGTATATTTTTAAAAGATATAAGTTTTATTGATAGTTTGAAGTACTTAATACCTATGTTTTTAATAGGCATAGCCTCTTTTATATTTGCAATGCAATTTTTTAAAAGAAAAAGTAGCTAAAATTTAACTGCTAATTTTACTTTAAATTTATACCTTGATAAAAAATCATTTCATCAAGCTTTGAAGCTGATATATGCATATTAAATTCGTGATTTATATATTAATTCAAAATTTCTTTATTTAGCCACACAAAATCATTGAAAATCAATTTTCATCCTTTTAAAAATATTAATTAAAAGCTGAAATTTTATATAAAAATTCCTAAAAAATTTAATAAATATAAGTTATAATAATGATATTGATTTTTATAAAAAGGAGAAAATATGGAAAAGATAAAATTTAGCGATGGAGTTAGTGAGACTTTACTTATAAATTTATATTTTAGAAGTCTTGAAAATTTAGTTAAAAAACCTATTTTAAAAGATGAGTTTTCAGGTGAAATTGTTAAACACCTAGACTATGATTTTTCTAAATTCGATAAAAGTAAATTGAGCCGTGTTGGAACAGTAATTAGAGCTAAATTTTTTGATGATGAAATTTTAAAAATAGCAAATGAAGATAAAAGCGAGAATAATGATTTAGTCATCATTCAAGTTGGAGCTGGGCTTGATACGCGCCCTTTAAGACTTG from Campylobacter ureolyticus includes:
- a CDS encoding ABC transporter permease gives rise to the protein MRLLALIKKEFLSIIKDKQNSIIVFLAPLIQLLIFSFSINLDIKNIDLAIFNQSNSKQTKEILYKFEGSKYIRNIYMVKSYEEANKLLELKKAISIVVFPPNFGIKDNNIQVISDGRRSNSAQIAESYILSMTNKNNNLEIRNLYNPNLNNYWWILPSVFGSVSLISAFALTAMSIARERELGTFDQILVSPLSPFQIMLGKLIPAIIISIFNATIILLIAFFGFHIPLVGDLWLLYLGVIVFLFSVCGIGLFVSSISKTQQQAILYTFVFLLPSFLLSGFATPVENMPNWLEPFTNLVTLKYYLLFLRSIFLKDISFIDSLKYLIPMFLIGIASFIFAMQFFKRKSS
- a CDS encoding ABC transporter permease; protein product: MKIKNIKAIAYKETLQVFRDPSSILIAFILPLILLFLMGYAVSLDSKNIKFGIVSHSNLTKDLISNFMASKFFNTEIGSNKEEFIQRIKKNDIKALLIIEDDFYKTHKIQLLLDGSEPNTAGLIAKYSSQIIKNWEIQNKITNKLEKTSPINLQTQMRFNSEISSRYFIIPGSIAVIMTLISTLLTALVITREWERGTMEALLATPISMNEIIIAKLIPYLFLALGSMLMCFLVAFFWYNVPFRGSILILIIMSIVYLFPSLTMGLFISSLTKSQFVSAQAAIIAGFLPAFLISGAIFEINNMPELLQYFSYLIHARYFVSSLQTIFLVGDVYKIFIFDIIGMTSVGILFFILVKFKLKRSLD